One stretch of Microplitis mediator isolate UGA2020A chromosome 9, iyMicMedi2.1, whole genome shotgun sequence DNA includes these proteins:
- the LOC130675154 gene encoding GATOR complex protein Iml1 isoform X7 codes for MKTFKLIVHQKNFSGEDLIINPKDYPEIKIGDVVEIYHQEDEFSRLLLQVTSFKEDLQGRETISVENNIAQMFQLRTYADVYMNIVNPDDVALDSVELTFKDQYMGRSEMWRLKNSLVNTCVYMNKKIEFCGGSIRCQVYEMWSQGDRVACGVITDDTKVVFRSSTSMVYLFIQMSCEMWDFDIHGDLYFEKAVNGFLADLLQKWKKNGSNHEVTIVLFSRTFYNASTLEEFPNHMRECLQQDYRGRFYEDFYRVAVQNERFEDWGNILVQLRKLFTDYRKIVLEYHQKPGITIPEASNSTAAQGNFLEVLNMSLNVFEKHYLDRSFDRTGQLSVVITPGVGVFEVDRELTNVTKQRIIDNGVGSDLVCVGEQPLHAVPLLKFHNKDTSTLKAPDDYSMPHWINLSFYSTNKKIPYSNFIPRIKLPQRRTKLPLDSEKLLNSNNKLIQDDPRECLHNMLYDYDAYDAQVFQLPTLHSAKGSRTKKTSVACMETHNNAQALKLLKRKMSDPDIHHLTTDINLSLSGIRSAAITIPCRTDDTHNVSNTSKTPIKSDTEELSPTFRPVVGSAGSPANSSIQPSVLHRPGRALINPFDPSHVTIKLTSNRRRWTHIFPKGPTGVLIQQHHYQAVPAQSKNDRSLNVISATSSSPIESTLSRSASQVGFQDLQIFKTRYIAASTSLLTDTNIRGKTLRGNHQSYVSGDKNNHYGLPNNKSLTLLWGATGEQEWTPALTTGVDWKSLTIPACLPITTDYFPDKRSLQNDYVVSDYNLLPDDVNADFAQQRAIYKKPLTTAEVFKELVSQRLAQGFQLIILPSNNKNQSTKQDSGIKSHISSLMRGRQTDSEPKEEYLLSIGRIFHKISLCGNCITVTRYRPRHPYPPFNIHYRYRFHAPHHDTYEVSWVSFTTEKLENYNWNYLDHYICTRGDTDFSLVEALKYWRFRMFLLPSTNAATKKILDGSTRCDIYTPLTPSEQSQLMDGFLRFIEGWLNKIRRPIPNKNWDKHVVNSSIVRTTYDSRRNTAYDIRSGSKIMDRGRVSPASDAVLPLSLEQSQQEHLEISDENLHSEMMNLKSNASNIEILEALKNVQSGISFLTPHPSLPSQTFVSADAAQWLNNHIEGGVNIQQAIKIMESMITDKLICHASGDFSKPFVFGFYLYHIVQDKDNYKGSDPLPLGDLQSFENEWVEVEMEAPMGWCQSSGTSFPSITSPIPIPACETIDESNIPVFLRDDIEVTDILFSKELRTSSPPYKHTHLDIDLNNKSDRIEWGHLRYQSMYRANHAYELVVQWVASSGSIVADLVFSWQRKAQGCGIQMIPIPSDLLALPYTLKSDPLRGPIFIPLNTECLMINKEFIFEEFHKDTYEQRLFLFQEAILQRFGFLPCQAESSDNDHQYVHITGNVFILVPSTKLSKPRQRAGTNIVRRSIAAASKRYPVHPDQQSPHEAYITRHVSGNNKDDFSMDRRMGFLWSWNHMVSRKWKSISTSAGDEIFQKKIIQDFKHFCSNGDNRLSLFWESCWELREKISTKTTFDN; via the exons atgaaaacttttaaattaatagttcACCAGAAGAATTTCAGTGGTgaagatttaataataaatccaaAAGACTATccagaaataaaaataggAGACGTAGTGGAAATCTATCACCAAGAAGATGAGTTCAGTCGTTTATTATTACAAGTGACTTCATTCAAAGAAGATTTGCAAGGCCGTGAAACAATTAGTGTTGAAAATAATATCGCTCAGATGTTTCAATTACGTACATACGCAGATGTTTACATGAATATTGTGAATCCAGATGACGTAGCTCTGGACTCTGTGGAGCTGACATTCAAAGATCAGTACATGGGACGGAGTGAGATGTggagattaaaaaatagtttggtAAATACTTGTGTGtacatgaataaaaaaattgagttctGTGGCGGAAGTATACGATGTCAAGTCTACGAAATGTGGTCCCAAGGTGACCGAGTTGCTTGTGGTGTTATAACTGATGATACGAAAGTCGTTTTCCGTTCATCAACTAGCATGGTATATCTATTTATCCAAATGAGCTGCGAAATGTGGGATTTTGATATACACGGAGACTTGTATTTTGAGAAAGCTGTCAATGGGTTCCTGGCTGACCTTCTCcagaaatggaaaaaaaatggcaGCAATCATGAAGTTACTATTGTACTATTTTCTAGGACTTTTTATAACGCGAGTACTCTTGAAGAGTTTCCTAATCATATGAGAGAGTGCTTGCAGCAAGATTACCGAGGACGTTTTTATGAAGATTTTTATCGAGTTGCTGTTCAAAATGAACGGTTTGAAGACTGGGGTAATATTTTAgtacaattaagaaaattatttactgattacCGTAAAATTGTTCTTGAGTATCATCAGAAACCGGGAATTACTATACCAGAAGCTAGTAATTCTACAGCTGCTCAGGGGAATTTTTTAGAAGTACTCAATATGTCACTTAATG tatttgaaaaacattatttaGATAGAAGTTTCGATCGTACTGGACAATTATCAGTAGTAATAACCCCCGGCGTGGGTGTCTTTGAAGTCGACCGCGAGTTAACAAATGTTACTAAACAACGAATTATCGATAATGGTGTTGGAAGTGATTTAGTTTGTGTCGGAGAACAACCTTTGCATGCTGTCCCACTGCTCAAA ttccATAATAAAGACACATCAACATTAAAAGCTCCAGATGACTATAGTATGCCTCACTGGATAAATTTAAGCTTCTATTcaactaacaaaaaaattccatactcaaattttatacctcgaATAAAGTTGCCTCAACGAAGGACTAAACTCCCTTTAgatagtgaaaaattattgaatagcaACAACAAATTAATTCAAGATGATCCGCGTGAATGTCTACACAATATGTTATATGATTATGATGCCTATGACGCTCAGGTTTTTCAGCTACCAACTTTACATTCTGccaa aGGATCAAGAACTAAAAAAACAAGTGTTGCATGTATGGAGACACATAATAATGCCCaagcattaaaattattaaagcgcAAAATGTCTGATCCAGACATTCATCATTTGACAAcagatattaatttatcactaaGTGGAATACGTAGCGCGGCTATCACAATACCATGTCGTACTGATGATACACATAATGTTTCCAACa cTTCCAAAACGCCAATTAAAAGTGATACTGAAGAATTGTCGCCAACATTTCGGCCAGTTGTCGGAAGCGCAGGTAGTCCAGCGAATTCATCAATTCAGCCATCAGTATTACACCGGCCAGGTCGCGCACTCATAAATCCCTTTGATCCTTCTCATGTTACTATTAAATTGACAAGTAACAGACGCAGATGGACGCACATTTTTCCAAAAGGACCCACTGGCGTTCTGATCCAGCAGCATCACTACCAAGCCGTTCCGGCACAAAGTAAAAATGATAGATCGCTCAATGTTATTTCAGCTACTAGTTCATCGCCCATTGAATCCACTCTTTCACGATCTGCTTCACAAGTTGGTTTCCAAGATc tgcaaatatttaaaacgcGATACATAGCAGCGTCGACAAGTTTGTTGACAGATACAAACATACGAGGAAAAACATTACGAGGAAATCATCAAAGTTATGTGAGtggagataaaaataatcattatgGTCTACCgaataataaaagtttgacGTTATTGTGGGGTGCGACTGGTGAACAAGAGTGGACACCAGCTCTCACTACAG gaGTGGATTGGAAATCTTTAACGATCCCAGCATGTCTACCAATAACTACCGATTATTTTCCTGACAAAAGAAGTTTACAAAATGATTACGTTGTTTCGGATTATAATTTACTACCTGATGATGTAAATGCTGATTTCGCACAACAACGTGCCATTTATAAAAAACCGTTAACTACTGCTGAAGTCTTTAAGGAACTTGTGTCTCAACGTTTAGCTcag ggatttcaattaataatattaccatcgaataacaaaaatcaatcaaCTAAACAAGATAGTGGTATTAAAAGTCATATAAGTTCACTAATGCGTGGTCGACAAACAGATTCAGAGCCAAAAgaagaatatttattaagtatagggagaatatttcataaaatatcattatgTGGTAATTGTATTACTGTGACAAGATATCGACcaag acaTCCATATCCGCCATTCAATATTCATTATCGTTATCGTTTCCATGCACCACATCATGACACGTATGAAGTTTCCTGGGTATCTTTTACGACagaaaaacttgaaaattataattggaaTTATTTAGATCATTATATTTGTACACGTGGTGATACGGATTTTTCTTTAGTCGAG gCATTGAAATATTGGCGATTTCGCATGTTTTTATTGCCATCAACAAATGcagcgacaaaaaaaattctcgatgGATCAACACGCTGTGATATTTACACACCTCTAACTCCATCCGAGCAATCCCAATTGATGGATGGATTTTTACGTTTCATCGAGGGTTGGTTGAATAAAATACGACGTCCAATTCCTAACAAAAATTGG GACAAGCATGTAGTGAATTCTTCTATTGTACGCACGACTTATGATTCACGTCGAAACACAGCTTATGACATAAG ATCTGGATCAAAAATTATGGATCGCGGTCGTGTATCACCGGCAAGTGATGCAGTGTTACCGCTGTCACTAGAACAATCACAGCAAGAACACTTAGAAATAAGTGatgaaaa TTTGCATTCTGAaatgatgaatttaaaaagcAATGCGTCCaacattgaaattttagaaGCTCTTAAAAATGTCCAGAGTGGTATAAGTTTTTTAACACCGCATCCGTCATTGCCGAGTCAAACTTTTGTGAGCGCCGATGCTGCCCAATGGTTAAATAATCATATCGAGGGGGGTGTCAATATACAACAAGCTATTAAAATAATGGAG AGTATGATAACAGATAAATTAATATGTCATGCATCTGGAGATTTTTCAAAGCCATttgtttttggattttatttatatcatattgTTCAAGACAAAGATAATTACAAag GATCTGATCCATTACCACTCGGAGATTTACAGAGTTTTGAAAACGAATGGGTAGAAGTAGAAATGGAAGCACCTATGGGCTGGTGTCAGTCGTCAGGAACCTCTTTTCCATCCATAACATCACCGATTCCCATTCCTGCATGTGAAACTATCGATGAATCAAATATACCCGTATTTTTGCGTGACGACATAGAAGTAACTGACATACTCTTCAGCAAAGAGCTGAGGACATCATCGCCACCGTACAAACACACACATCTCGacattgatttaaataataaaagcgaTAGAATTGAGTGGGGACACTTACGCTATCAGTCAATGTATCGCGCAAATCACGCTTATGAGCTTGTTGTCCAGTGGGTCGCTTCATCAGGAAGTATCGTTGCTGATCTG gtaTTCTCATGGCAACGCAAAGCACAAGGATGTGGAATTCAAATGATCCCGATACCTAGTGATTTACTAGCGCTGCCGTATACTTTGAAAAGTGATCCATTACGCGGTCCTATTTTTATTCCACTTAATACCGAGTGTCTGAtgataaataaagaatttatttttgaagagTTTCATAAAGATACGTATGAACagagattatttttgtttcaagaaGCAATATTACAACGATTTGGGTTTTTGCCATGCCAGGCTGAATCTTCAGACAATGATCATCAATATGTACATATCACAGGAAATGTTTTTATACTTGTACCTTCGACTAAATTGTCAAAGCCGCGACAACGCGCGGGAACAAATATTGTAAGGAGAAGTATTGCCGCGGCTTCTAAACGTTATCCTGTTCATCCAGATCAACAGAGTCCGCATGAAGCTTATATTACGCGACATGTTAGTGGGAACAATAAAGACGATTTTAGTATGGATCGAAGG atgGGTTTCTTATGGTCGTGGAATCATATGGTTAGCAGAAAATGGAAATCGATATCGACCTCAGCTGGTGATGAAATATTTcagaagaaaataattcaagaTTTTAAACACTTTTGTTCAAACGGTGATAATAGGCTAAGTCTTTTTTGGGAGTCGTGTTGGGaattgagagaaaaaatatcaacCAAAACGacatttgataattaa
- the LOC130675154 gene encoding GATOR complex protein Iml1 isoform X4 has product MKTFKLIVHQKNFSGEDLIINPKDYPEIKIGDVVEIYHQEDEFSRLLLQVTSFKEDLQGRETISVENNIAQMFQLRTYADVYMNIVNPDDVALDSVELTFKDQYMGRSEMWRLKNSLVNTCVYMNKKIEFCGGSIRCQVYEMWSQGDRVACGVITDDTKVVFRSSTSMVYLFIQMSCEMWDFDIHGDLYFEKAVNGFLADLLQKWKKNGSNHEVTIVLFSRTFYNASTLEEFPNHMRECLQQDYRGRFYEDFYRVAVQNERFEDWGNILVQLRKLFTDYRKIVLEYHQKPGITIPEASNSTAAQGNFLEVLNMSLNDRSFDRTGQLSVVITPGVGVFEVDRELTNVTKQRIIDNGVGSDLVCVGEQPLHAVPLLKFHNKDTSTLKAPDDYSMPHWINLSFYSTNKKIPYSNFIPRIKLPQRRTKLPLDSEKLLNSNNKLIQDDPRECLHNMLYDYDAYDAQVFQLPTLHSAKGSRTKKTSVACMETHNNAQALKLLKRKMSDPDIHHLTTDINLSLSGIRSAAITIPCRTDDTHNVSNTSKTPIKSDTEELSPTFRPVVGSAGSPANSSIQPSVLHRPGRALINPFDPSHVTIKLTSNRRRWTHIFPKGPTGVLIQQHHYQAVPAQSKNDRSLNVISATSSSPIESTLSRSASQVGFQDLQIFKTRYIAASTSLLTDTNIRGKTLRGNHQSYVSGDKNNHYGLPNNKSLTLLWGATGEQEWTPALTTGVDWKSLTIPACLPITTDYFPDKRSLQNDYVVSDYNLLPDDVNADFAQQRAIYKKPLTTAEVFKELVSQRLAQGFQLIILPSNNKNQSTKQDSGIKSHISSLMRGRQTDSEPKEEYLLSIGRIFHKISLCGNCITVTRYRPRHPYPPFNIHYRYRFHAPHHDTYEVSWVSFTTEKLENYNWNYLDHYICTRGDTDFSLVEALKYWRFRMFLLPSTNAATKKILDGSTRCDIYTPLTPSEQSQLMDGFLRFIEGWLNKIRRPIPNKNWSPTALGAVLPRDPGSHLTRRRHSTSLIFLTNQDKHVVNSSIVRTTYDSRRNTAYDIRSGSKIMDRGRVSPASDAVLPLSLEQSQQEHLEISDENLHSEMMNLKSNASNIEILEALKNVQSGISFLTPHPSLPSQTFVSADAAQWLNNHIEGGVNIQQAIKIMESMITDKLICHASGDFSKPFVFGFYLYHIVQDKDNYKGSDPLPLGDLQSFENEWVEVEMEAPMGWCQSSGTSFPSITSPIPIPACETIDESNIPVFLRDDIEVTDILFSKELRTSSPPYKHTHLDIDLNNKSDRIEWGHLRYQSMYRANHAYELVVQWVASSGSIVADLVFSWQRKAQGCGIQMIPIPSDLLALPYTLKSDPLRGPIFIPLNTECLMINKEFIFEEFHKDTYEQRLFLFQEAILQRFGFLPCQAESSDNDHQYVHITGNVFILVPSTKLSKPRQRAGTNIVRRSIAAASKRYPVHPDQQSPHEAYITRHVSGNNKDDFSMDRRMGFLWSWNHMVSRKWKSISTSAGDEIFQKKIIQDFKHFCSNGDNRLSLFWESCWELREKISTKTTFDN; this is encoded by the exons atgaaaacttttaaattaatagttcACCAGAAGAATTTCAGTGGTgaagatttaataataaatccaaAAGACTATccagaaataaaaataggAGACGTAGTGGAAATCTATCACCAAGAAGATGAGTTCAGTCGTTTATTATTACAAGTGACTTCATTCAAAGAAGATTTGCAAGGCCGTGAAACAATTAGTGTTGAAAATAATATCGCTCAGATGTTTCAATTACGTACATACGCAGATGTTTACATGAATATTGTGAATCCAGATGACGTAGCTCTGGACTCTGTGGAGCTGACATTCAAAGATCAGTACATGGGACGGAGTGAGATGTggagattaaaaaatagtttggtAAATACTTGTGTGtacatgaataaaaaaattgagttctGTGGCGGAAGTATACGATGTCAAGTCTACGAAATGTGGTCCCAAGGTGACCGAGTTGCTTGTGGTGTTATAACTGATGATACGAAAGTCGTTTTCCGTTCATCAACTAGCATGGTATATCTATTTATCCAAATGAGCTGCGAAATGTGGGATTTTGATATACACGGAGACTTGTATTTTGAGAAAGCTGTCAATGGGTTCCTGGCTGACCTTCTCcagaaatggaaaaaaaatggcaGCAATCATGAAGTTACTATTGTACTATTTTCTAGGACTTTTTATAACGCGAGTACTCTTGAAGAGTTTCCTAATCATATGAGAGAGTGCTTGCAGCAAGATTACCGAGGACGTTTTTATGAAGATTTTTATCGAGTTGCTGTTCAAAATGAACGGTTTGAAGACTGGGGTAATATTTTAgtacaattaagaaaattatttactgattacCGTAAAATTGTTCTTGAGTATCATCAGAAACCGGGAATTACTATACCAGAAGCTAGTAATTCTACAGCTGCTCAGGGGAATTTTTTAGAAGTACTCAATATGTCACTTAATG ATAGAAGTTTCGATCGTACTGGACAATTATCAGTAGTAATAACCCCCGGCGTGGGTGTCTTTGAAGTCGACCGCGAGTTAACAAATGTTACTAAACAACGAATTATCGATAATGGTGTTGGAAGTGATTTAGTTTGTGTCGGAGAACAACCTTTGCATGCTGTCCCACTGCTCAAA ttccATAATAAAGACACATCAACATTAAAAGCTCCAGATGACTATAGTATGCCTCACTGGATAAATTTAAGCTTCTATTcaactaacaaaaaaattccatactcaaattttatacctcgaATAAAGTTGCCTCAACGAAGGACTAAACTCCCTTTAgatagtgaaaaattattgaatagcaACAACAAATTAATTCAAGATGATCCGCGTGAATGTCTACACAATATGTTATATGATTATGATGCCTATGACGCTCAGGTTTTTCAGCTACCAACTTTACATTCTGccaa aGGATCAAGAACTAAAAAAACAAGTGTTGCATGTATGGAGACACATAATAATGCCCaagcattaaaattattaaagcgcAAAATGTCTGATCCAGACATTCATCATTTGACAAcagatattaatttatcactaaGTGGAATACGTAGCGCGGCTATCACAATACCATGTCGTACTGATGATACACATAATGTTTCCAACa cTTCCAAAACGCCAATTAAAAGTGATACTGAAGAATTGTCGCCAACATTTCGGCCAGTTGTCGGAAGCGCAGGTAGTCCAGCGAATTCATCAATTCAGCCATCAGTATTACACCGGCCAGGTCGCGCACTCATAAATCCCTTTGATCCTTCTCATGTTACTATTAAATTGACAAGTAACAGACGCAGATGGACGCACATTTTTCCAAAAGGACCCACTGGCGTTCTGATCCAGCAGCATCACTACCAAGCCGTTCCGGCACAAAGTAAAAATGATAGATCGCTCAATGTTATTTCAGCTACTAGTTCATCGCCCATTGAATCCACTCTTTCACGATCTGCTTCACAAGTTGGTTTCCAAGATc tgcaaatatttaaaacgcGATACATAGCAGCGTCGACAAGTTTGTTGACAGATACAAACATACGAGGAAAAACATTACGAGGAAATCATCAAAGTTATGTGAGtggagataaaaataatcattatgGTCTACCgaataataaaagtttgacGTTATTGTGGGGTGCGACTGGTGAACAAGAGTGGACACCAGCTCTCACTACAG gaGTGGATTGGAAATCTTTAACGATCCCAGCATGTCTACCAATAACTACCGATTATTTTCCTGACAAAAGAAGTTTACAAAATGATTACGTTGTTTCGGATTATAATTTACTACCTGATGATGTAAATGCTGATTTCGCACAACAACGTGCCATTTATAAAAAACCGTTAACTACTGCTGAAGTCTTTAAGGAACTTGTGTCTCAACGTTTAGCTcag ggatttcaattaataatattaccatcgaataacaaaaatcaatcaaCTAAACAAGATAGTGGTATTAAAAGTCATATAAGTTCACTAATGCGTGGTCGACAAACAGATTCAGAGCCAAAAgaagaatatttattaagtatagggagaatatttcataaaatatcattatgTGGTAATTGTATTACTGTGACAAGATATCGACcaag acaTCCATATCCGCCATTCAATATTCATTATCGTTATCGTTTCCATGCACCACATCATGACACGTATGAAGTTTCCTGGGTATCTTTTACGACagaaaaacttgaaaattataattggaaTTATTTAGATCATTATATTTGTACACGTGGTGATACGGATTTTTCTTTAGTCGAG gCATTGAAATATTGGCGATTTCGCATGTTTTTATTGCCATCAACAAATGcagcgacaaaaaaaattctcgatgGATCAACACGCTGTGATATTTACACACCTCTAACTCCATCCGAGCAATCCCAATTGATGGATGGATTTTTACGTTTCATCGAGGGTTGGTTGAATAAAATACGACGTCCAATTCCTAACAAAAATTGG AGCCCAACAGCTTTAGGTGCAGTACTACCGAGAGATCCTGGTTCACATTTGACCAGGCGTAGACACAGCACGAGCCTGATATTCCTCACTAACCAG GACAAGCATGTAGTGAATTCTTCTATTGTACGCACGACTTATGATTCACGTCGAAACACAGCTTATGACATAAG ATCTGGATCAAAAATTATGGATCGCGGTCGTGTATCACCGGCAAGTGATGCAGTGTTACCGCTGTCACTAGAACAATCACAGCAAGAACACTTAGAAATAAGTGatgaaaa TTTGCATTCTGAaatgatgaatttaaaaagcAATGCGTCCaacattgaaattttagaaGCTCTTAAAAATGTCCAGAGTGGTATAAGTTTTTTAACACCGCATCCGTCATTGCCGAGTCAAACTTTTGTGAGCGCCGATGCTGCCCAATGGTTAAATAATCATATCGAGGGGGGTGTCAATATACAACAAGCTATTAAAATAATGGAG AGTATGATAACAGATAAATTAATATGTCATGCATCTGGAGATTTTTCAAAGCCATttgtttttggattttatttatatcatattgTTCAAGACAAAGATAATTACAAag GATCTGATCCATTACCACTCGGAGATTTACAGAGTTTTGAAAACGAATGGGTAGAAGTAGAAATGGAAGCACCTATGGGCTGGTGTCAGTCGTCAGGAACCTCTTTTCCATCCATAACATCACCGATTCCCATTCCTGCATGTGAAACTATCGATGAATCAAATATACCCGTATTTTTGCGTGACGACATAGAAGTAACTGACATACTCTTCAGCAAAGAGCTGAGGACATCATCGCCACCGTACAAACACACACATCTCGacattgatttaaataataaaagcgaTAGAATTGAGTGGGGACACTTACGCTATCAGTCAATGTATCGCGCAAATCACGCTTATGAGCTTGTTGTCCAGTGGGTCGCTTCATCAGGAAGTATCGTTGCTGATCTG gtaTTCTCATGGCAACGCAAAGCACAAGGATGTGGAATTCAAATGATCCCGATACCTAGTGATTTACTAGCGCTGCCGTATACTTTGAAAAGTGATCCATTACGCGGTCCTATTTTTATTCCACTTAATACCGAGTGTCTGAtgataaataaagaatttatttttgaagagTTTCATAAAGATACGTATGAACagagattatttttgtttcaagaaGCAATATTACAACGATTTGGGTTTTTGCCATGCCAGGCTGAATCTTCAGACAATGATCATCAATATGTACATATCACAGGAAATGTTTTTATACTTGTACCTTCGACTAAATTGTCAAAGCCGCGACAACGCGCGGGAACAAATATTGTAAGGAGAAGTATTGCCGCGGCTTCTAAACGTTATCCTGTTCATCCAGATCAACAGAGTCCGCATGAAGCTTATATTACGCGACATGTTAGTGGGAACAATAAAGACGATTTTAGTATGGATCGAAGG atgGGTTTCTTATGGTCGTGGAATCATATGGTTAGCAGAAAATGGAAATCGATATCGACCTCAGCTGGTGATGAAATATTTcagaagaaaataattcaagaTTTTAAACACTTTTGTTCAAACGGTGATAATAGGCTAAGTCTTTTTTGGGAGTCGTGTTGGGaattgagagaaaaaatatcaacCAAAACGacatttgataattaa